The nucleotide window AGAACATCGtctttgatcagtacctcgctgtcGTGCTCATCCAGctagccaatgctgatgatgtttGAACGCAGCTATGgaatgtaatatacatccatcaGCGCGTGGTGCTCATCattctggcacctaaagatgatggtgccacaccctcggatagccacccttgagccgtcaccgaacttcaccgtgccgatCACGTTGCCATcaagctcggagaaggcttccttggagcccgtcatgtggttgctggcgccggagtctaggtaccaccgctgcttctGCTCGATGTCCAcatgtccgaggtggacttggctGCGTGGTTCattgaggttgacagccttcataGCCTTACCAAGCCCATCCactgccatcacctctcccttctccttcgcctcaacatcgtgcagtgcacagaatgtcaccatcaggagagtggcctcatcatcctcatcagcctgcACTAAATGAGCCTCAGTAttcttctcttatttgtgatttgggcactcctttgtccaatggcccatcttcccacagcgccggtaggcattggggttgaccttcttcttcttctactcCAAAGAAACCTtgtcgcggcgcttgccatcgccatcgcggctggaggaggcttcctgatgaggacatcatttcTTCATCACAAACAAGCCAATGAGAGGAGGTCCATCAtaggcgtccaattcatctttctcatggtggaggcccagtccaactgaagttggagcccatctcgggtttcaggaccagtctaccttaaactagtcacccaagacgcatccggactccgttttcgatgatcgaTATATGGttagaaagataatttgataagaaatcCAATGCatgtggtctcacgtcaaaagcccttcgaaatcaataggaatcgttaaaacaagtcagcgtccagaatctgccagagtgctatgacactgtcttttggtctgttggaccgtgtatcatgtttggacccattagggggcgtgtctaggggggtgatgcctaagactctataattagcagtcgtcgctctccttagggtttgggttttatttagttcttgattttctcatgaaacagacatcgttttgttgcaactgtgccaccaaggctgcttgctatgaaccagggccccagttcttgatcttgttcacctatgatgattagtcctttcaaataaagacttgaactccttcttgttatcataagcctcatatttatttgcaatttcagattgtgttcatctcgttcttgattgtgttctcgattcgcttgcagaaaagccttctcggcgaggtcaatcgcattcgcatggttgataaccaatggagcagtggtgtaacagttacgggggtccaaatcagacttggttcaaagcctagatcatgaatgttgagTCTACactaatcgacgctatcatacctttcagaagattgggcctagtctacatcactttcccagacttcttctccttcatccgggcagcccactcctcctctatcagcagcagcttgccgctatCCGTCATTGCTGTGGCCTGCTCCTTGCGCTCATCCATCGCAcacagatggcctgtcacatcctcaatggtgagggtggacaagtctagcatcgtctctatggagagagcaatctggatgtacttcgccggcacggagtggaggtacttggagaccgcctcttcttcattGATGGTGACACTGTGGCTCTTTAACTTGCTGATAAGCATTTACagacggagggagaagtcctccactgactcaccatccttgaacttgaggttggcatactcctgcttcagcagctgggccgttGCCTTTTTGCGCgatcggaaccgacgcgcatcgccgcaatagcctcccacgcctccttagtagAGTTCTTTGCCCCCAacagctccctgtactccgctagcacagcagcgaggataacCTCCAATGCTAACATATTGTCTTCTTTATTATCGGTGCCCTTATCAAtagcattctagagccgtcgggctctgagcttgacctgatggtcaccgcccactcatcatagttggtgcgagtcagcgttggccaactggtgtgaaaggtccttgtttggttttggtaattgagtgacaacttaggtggactaattgtgtttatgtgagatacacaggtgattagtccacatgtacatgtgtgtgagcaacatattccatgaaggtgaaaatggcttggagatgttgcaaagctcacacatgtgatgatgaaggagcttaaatgcacatgagacatgacattgagtcatgtgatcaaggtggagaagatcaagacaagacttggcttgatggaccggttgcaagcgtgaagggcaagtcgaaggctttggagtgatggaccgcatggcggtgaagcttgagcaagacttggcgccgatggacgatggcaacggtgaagagcaagtggagtcaagatcgatgaaccaatatgatcacgtgatgatatgaagtggatcatatcattgttgatcatgttggtgcatgtgttgcatcaacattggaggagatggaatggaatgcgcaaggcaaaggtataacctagggcatttcatttcactggtcataggtgtgtagagaagtttatgaccgggtttatgatagatggtcgtactatcaagaggggcaaacttatttgcatatcagtcatctagtgccactcgagtgatctaactttgcatcgtcgctaggatcgagtggcgtggcaagttgagtggctaacatcctttgggaaatgattgtgaaaatgctaacacacatacacatggtggtgtacacttggtggtgttggcatatttacaaaggaggtggtgtttgcagggttgagatgggttcggcaggattcggcgctttcgggaaaatagaatgcctattttctattgcgccggatgcaagttcttgtggttggcacattggagcaagggtgaagaagttagaagtgaaaacgagttgatcacgaagacgctggcatcggtcaactgaccggacgctgggtctgaaagcaccagacgctggcagggtgcgttcggtcaggctgacgtacggtgacgcagaagctggagtgtgaccggacgctaggctgcGTCCAATCAcatgcgatcggacgcatccggtcaaagaaatacgcctcgggtaccttactggaaacgaccggacgctggggtccagcgtccggtcagttgaagctgctgcgtccggtcaggacaagtgaccgttggaattggGACACatggccgtctgtgggcgaccggacgctgaggtccagcgtccggtcaacacgaccggagcgtccgatcggcccgatttttgcccagtgaaggggtaacggctagtttagcccttggggctataaatagaagtggccttcggccatggctggtgctgagcacctaaggggacgtagtgtccatgcttgtgagtgcttgggagccctccatcacatatacttgatagtgatcattcgattgtgtgagtgagcgattctagtgcgattgcatcatgaggttgcatcgagtggcactaggtgatcgagttgcaagccggtggtgcttgttactcttggaggttgccacctcctagacggcttggtggtggtctctgtcgaagcgcgcaagaagcttgtgcggtgctccggagaagtgcttgtgaggggcattgtgctcgccacgcgggagccgcgaagagcaactctagtaaagcgtgtcattgagctaccctcactcaaggggtaggttcttgcggcgcccgacgtgcgggcttagcgggtgatgctaattagccgccaaaccaccaagtgagcagtcgacacaatggggactagcgtgttggcaaacacgtgaacctcgggagaaaaatcatcgtgtcaaccttgttcttcccgttggtttgcatccccattacacaagcttgcaattacttttatacatattaagcttgtgtagttgctcttgtaattagatagcttgtgtagcttgctaattaccttcttgcttgtgtagcatagaagtagctcccttgcgtggctaatttggttttagtaactttgttagtcacattgcttagtttgtgtagctaagtatttgcgctctctaattaggcattggttgccttgttattgagcattgctagtgagctttgttagctttgtgcttttgcttactagcatgtgtaggagctctcttgttgcttaaaatactagtggcataggtttgtgtaaccttgctcctagaattgtttaggagagctctaactagcccgacacctttgttgcataattgttatttttgcaaggtgctagtgaacatatatagtggggtatagtcttggctagaccgatagttttaattccgcatttatatcggttagccgacgcgattaagttttagaaaagactattcacccccccccccctctagtcgccatctcgaccctttcgtGGTGCCGCTGACCTTCCGCACCGTGtgcacaacgacctcctgtcgtggctaggcagccatagcagcgccgctgctgtcgcccatctccaaaccatcCGTCGTCGCCAGTGGTTAGTCCGACGacgacgcttgtacggctctgataccacttgttgggccTAGGATCTTCGGTACGGGTGAACCAATCACTCACCATCGTTGCCAACCACACACACtacggctggaggtagaagaagtgagggagaacagagcgcgcgcacacacacagcacaagcaccagcgttggccggagctctacagaggagatggcaaaactgaactcgctcactTTACTAAGTTGTAGTAGaaagctatatatataactctacccatctaatcctagtacacagatatGTCAGGccgccatgctgctacagtgactagatgtaacAGCAGGGCTGATTTTTGCGCTTGTCCCTGctatggctacagtgcggcaggggagcctttcgacgcctgcccctgcagcggctacatTGCGGCAGCAGGAAATCTTTCGACGCCTATCCCTGCCATGTGTTTATAGGAGCAGCATATCACTTAACACTTATGACTTATTATCGGTTAAATTATCTAGCAGAGCAGCATATCACTTAACACTTATGACTTATTATCGGTTAAATTATCTAGCAGTTCACATTTAGGTCAGCAAAACGCTGCACTTGCACTGATTGCAGAGAGTTTATCAACATGGACTACGGACGGTATTTCATCAGCAGGGATtagcactacgtgaaaaacgatttgtagcaacagagcaaattttttgtaggggcggctggtgataaagccgcccctacagtgacgtgctgaggagcccagagaccagccgcccctacaaatagaacagcgggagtggctggtgatacgagccgcccctacaaatgagtctgatttgtaggggcggctcactcaccagccgcccctggtgttggtatttgtaggggcggctggtgattgaaccgcccctacaaaggcccGACGTACACCAAACCAAAATATcagccctcctctctctctctccgtctcgactcttccttcccctccctctctctctctctctccctcgctcggCGTCCCGCGTCGcaccctccctctcctccgagcCCCTCCTCCGTCTCTCCCccacgccgcccctccctccTCCCCACCTCTCGTTCTCTCCTCCCTCTTCCGCCTGCCCCCCTCTCACGAGTCGCGCCCGCCCAGATCTAGGGTTCCATCCGCGGCAAGATGAGCAGCCCCCATGGCGGCCTCGACGACCAGATCGAGCGGCTCATGCAGTGCAAGCCGCTCGCTGAGCCCGAGGTAACGCCTTCTCCGTCACTCTCCTCTCAGTTCGAGGTGCTTTTTCACCAGATCTGGCGGAATTGTGGGGCCGGGGGACGGGTCCCGGAGGAGATCTAGTCTCCGGATGCGTTGCGATGCTGGTTGGCGCGGAAATGGCTGGCGGGGGCGTTTGATTTGCTCTGGCTGGCGCTGGGCCTAGGCGGTTGCCAGCTGGGGATGTGGTTGTGAGCTAAGCGGGAcgctactttttttttttttaagctgaagaaaaaaaaaagtttttttaGCCCCCCTCTGGCGTTTCTGACGTTGAATTAATTTCTCTGCTTCAACTGAAAACAATTGATTGCTTTGGCTGGGATGGGAGGTTCTGATCCAGTGCAATTTATGTTTCAGGTCAGAGCTCTGTGTGAGAAGGCAAAGGAGATTCTCATGGAGGAAAGCAATGTTCAGGTTCGCTGTTTTGATTGCTTTGGCTTAAGTTATCAGCAATTTCATTGTGTGACCAATTGATATATTATCTTGTTTGGGACAGCTTAACTTTTCTTCATATCTAGCTTAAGCTTTGACCCGGCCCAATTAGCAATAAAAAAATGGTTTAAGTTCCCAGCTCACACTCTATGCCACCTTGCACAATCTAAATTTGTGTTTTGCTAACTAAATGCATAAATTTGTGACACCTTATACCACGTCTTCATTCCTGATGTTATGACACCTTATATTGCGTCTTCGTTCCTGATGAAAGATTCCTGAACCTACCTTTTTTAAGCTTTTTATAAAAAATGTCATAGTGGTGGGAAAGAAACACCTTCTGAACCTTCTGAACTGTATAGCTTTAACCAACATTTGAACACCAGGAGATAAGATGGATGCTTTCAGATAATCTATGCTGTTTAGATGCTGGATTCACAGATGCAGCTCTTATTTGGTCATGTTATTTGACTTTGGACGATTGGTTTTGTCACCATTGTTGCAGCCTGTAAAGAGTCCTGTTACTATATGCGGTGATATCCATGGacaatttcatgatcttgctgaACTCTTCCGAATTGGTGGAAAGGTACCTCACTATTTTCTGTTCATCTGCTTCTGTCACTTCTCCGATttaataaagaaacatgttaaaattTCAGTATCTTGAAACTTTCACTTTTACCAGTGTCCAGATACGAACTACCTGTTTATGGGAGATTATGTTGACCGTGGTTACTACTCTGTCGAAACTGTCACAGTAAGTGTAAACTCACATGTCTTTATGTTAGCACCATCAGCATATTCATCTACCCATAGTGATCATGAGCAGTATAGGTGTGTAGTGTGCACTCTACTGAAAAGCTGATCATATCTGCCTTTTGTTGTTCCTACTTCAAATCTCTAAATTGCAGAACTTTACTAATTCTTGGCACTAATTTTATCCACTGCAAACAAACAGCTTTTGGTGGCTTTAAAAGTTCGATATCCTCAGAGGATCACCATTCTCAGAGGAAACCATGAAAGCCGACAGGTATACAATTTCTTGTTTCACAAATTGTTCATGTTTTCTTGCTGCATCACTCCATTCTCTGTTATCAGCGGTACAAATTAAAGTTTTTAGTGAAATTATTTGCAGATTACTCAAGTTTATGGGTTCTATGACCAATGCTTAAGGAAGTGAGTGTCTTCTCTTAGGTTACTGTAcatactttttcttttctttttttaaattCTGATATCACTAAGCAGGACTTTGGAAGTACTAGTAAAGGGCTTAATGATTGCTTCACTGTCAAATCACTATGTTTTGTCCTTGAAAACTAGTGCATTCTGGAAAATTGTTGGTTAGAATAGAACACACCTAAGGATAATATTTCTGCTGGGCCCAGCTAGTATTTAAAGACATCCATATCCTACATTGCATGCCTGCAGCTTATGTCTGAAGATGAATGAGGTTATTCAAAGTTTTATATTTAGTGCACCTAATTATTGCTACCGCTGTGGGAACATGGCATCAATCCTAGAAGTGGATGATTGCAGGGAGCATACTTTCATCCAGGTAATAACTCAAGTGATCTTTTTATCCAATTACATGAGCAATTgtctaaaagaaaagaaaatgttACCCTCACTTCAAGCGGGACAAAATAATTGAATTGATGAGATTGAATCGCATTGAGAAGATAGTTCAGAGGACGCCTGAAAACAGTACCAGGAAATCAAGTTCAAACTCTAAATTTATTCACGTATAAGCTTTATTTCGACTGGTACTTATACTTGCTTAGTACAAATATAGTACATATAAGCTTTGGTTTCAGTATTTTGTTATGAATTCTAGCCAAAATTCTGGATTTACTGTTTTTACACTTTATATAAAATATTCTCGTCTTTTCATGTTCTGTTGATCTACAGAAACTGTACAGTGAATCTTTTACTACTTGTAGTCCATAGGTCTCAATTGATTTGCTCTGAAATATTACTATACGAATTTAGTGATCTTGTCCACCACACTATgggcttgtttggcagggctcctctctggctccggctccggctcctccagaggagccctgccaaacgttttcttggaggagccgtttttcagtaaaaaacagaggagccggagccgttttggaggagccacaatttgtggctcctccaaaacgactccggctcctccggaggagcccctcgggaggagccgtgccaaacaagccctaaccATCCTTCTTCACTGGCCAGGCTGGTCGCAATAATGTTCTTCTTGCAGTACCTGCTTTTCTCTATGCTATCAACAACTATTTGAAGTTCATAATGCAGATAAAGCATCTTTTTAAGCACACCCGTGGTCAGAACATGGTGTACTTAGTAATTTCTATACATTCCTATAGTGGTTTAAGGCAAAGATGATGCAATCTGCCTTACTTTgtatttctatttttttcttagTCTGAGTTCTTTGTGTGcggctatggtatgtttgacgaaATTATGAAAATTCCCTTTCCATATAAAAATGGTTTGCTCCATATGTAAATATATCTGACATAGTTAAAGTTCATATGGTTTTGAGGTAGAACAAGGTTGGTTAGTTTACTTGTTTATCTTTAATGCTAattgaaaaatatatgttctggtcgaatttgaattgtaaatttaaatttttttggcgaaaaaaatgatttgtagggacggttagtactgtagccgcccctacaaatcgatttgtaggggcggctgatgttcccagaccgcccctataaatcaatttatagggacgactacagtaccaaccgcccctacaaatcaacaaTTTGTAGCCACCCTTTTATAGGAGCGGCTAGCAAAACCGTCCCTACAGAgcgttaccagccgcccctagaaaggTTTTTCTACGTAGTGTAGGGAACCTACCGAGTACTGACTGGCTactctctctctcctttttttttttttttactgacTGGCTACTGACCAAGCGGAAGCAGCATCCGGCTTGGCCTTGGCCCACCAAGGTTGCCATCACTTATCACTAGGTGCAAACAGTCGGATATCTATGGCTATGAATATAGATAAAGCATATTTCTCGAATTCAATTTTAATATATACATGATTTGAGTATTTAGATACACATACAATATCGGATATCAAATATCCAAATTCAGATACGGACGCATCTAAACTCCTATAAATAGATTCAAACGAGAAATATCTTTACCATTTGCACTCTTTTTATCACCCAACTCCACCACACTACTACAGCCGCGCAACCGCCACACCCCATCCACCCTTGATGATCTCTAGTGCCCACAAGACTTTGCCATATTGCCTCTCTAGACAACCGTCGTTGCCAACCAATCCATCTACCTCCTGTCTTACAAACTTAATAATACAACATACCGCTAACTTTCCATCTAAATTATCCACATTTACTATTATAAAGATGATTATCTAAATTATAACCTCTGTCATTATGAAAAGGTAACCTAAAATACCCATACATACACGGTGTGTGTTATGCATTCCACATATACACGCAAGTTGGGAATGCTAAGCCTATAAATTTCCATGATTTAACAACTATGAAAAAGATATGTAGTAATATGTAATCAAAATCTATCACAATTGGATAAATATTAGAGGGTATTGTACATGTcagaaaataaataaatgacaatgattaaatataaaaaaaatccatGAACTATGAAACCATATTTATTCATAAATTTCTTATACTTATGTACCTCAAAATTGTTAGCCGTTACAGGAGCTATCAGGTTTATGACTAGAATGATGTTATGTAGTTGGTGCAATATGTACCTCAATAAAATTGATCATAGTCTTTAGAATTGTCCAGTATTGTTATctagatacgaaaatcacaaaaaTCACATATAAATGTCTAAACTTGGTAATTATACCCCCGCACGACACATACACCACGCACCCTAATAAGTGCTAACACTACCCCTATGTGGCACAGTGACTAtcacagagaggaagagagataAGAGGAAAGAGATAGGGGCACATAGCTAACAGCATGCCACATGTTAGGTTTTGTGTGTTTGTTTAGGTAGCGTTTGGTTGGGAGATAAGGTAGAGTGGGATGGTCTTGTCTCTAGTTTGTGGGATGGGACGATTTTATTTTCTGTTTGGTTGAGAAAGGATGGGGACAACCCCATTTTCTGTTTGGTTTAGAGACATCAAAAGTAGGATGAGCCACTGATAAGTAGGGCCCATCTGtcagttttctttttctttttcttccttctcttaTCCCTCTCGTCCTCAACCGCAGACCAACACCACCAGGCTCGCGTGGCTCCGCACGGCCGCACCGCCTCCACCGCGTCCTGTTGCCCCGCGCTAGCGAGCTTGGCCACGCACCACCCCACCGGCAAACCTGGCTGTGGGCTGCCCGGCGCCTCCTCCtctgcggtggcggcggtggcaagGCCGACCCCAGAGCTCGCACGGGTCCGCGCGGCTTGTCGGGGGCGGAGCTCGCCAGTGCCGGGCATGGCGGCGCcaggggcggagctcgccccaTGGCCGCACGCTAGGGCTGGGGCAGAGCTCGTGCTCCCATAGCCGCATGCCGCGCCGAGGCTCAGGGTGAATCTGCGCCCAGCTCTTCCCCTCCGTGTCCGACGACGAGCTCGCTTTCTTCATCAACTCCGACGTAcggcatgtcctcttcttcatcaGGCTTCTCTTCTTCGTCTCCACGCTCGAGCTCCTCTTCTTTCTCACGGGCTCGCTCGTCCCATGGGGATGACCCCATCCGCCAAATCTGAGGGGAAGAGCTCGCCCCCAGATTCCATGGAATATCCTAGGTGGGATGTGCTTGACTCTGATTGTCCCCAAACCAAACACCTAAAATCTGGGTTCATCCCACCCCATCCCATCTCATCCTAGCTTGGAACCAAACACTACCTTAGTTAACATGCCACGTAAGCAACTCATCACTGATTAGCTAATTAGAGTGCCATTAGCAAGGTCAGAATATATAGATATGCATTTTGAAAGTTTTGTGCAAGACAATCACCTTTTTATGAAAATGGGCCCATTCGCTCCGCTGAAAAAAAAAgacgaaacactgttccgactaatttgttgtgagagaaaaacactgttctagctaaaaaaacaagtagaaaaagacggattataagagaagcgaacagggccaatgaAAAATAAGCACGCCCGAAATGAAAAAAGTTGCATTCCAAATTTGCAGAATCTATGTCATGCATCTGTTATCTAGAGTCAGTCTTAAGAGTGTCAATTTGGTTGATTCGGGTACAAATTACAAAAGAATTTAAACACTGATCACCAAAATACACGCATTCCAGAAAGCTCTGGACAGAGTGACGATCGACGGTGGAGAGAGAAGTTTTGCTGAGGCCCGGTTGGCAAGTTTGACACCACAAGCAGACCATTGGCGCGCCCCACTAACTCCAACATCCCTCCGCCCTCGGATCTCAATCCAACAGTGGGCATGCCCTCTCCTCACTAGCTGAAGAGCGGCGGCAGCAAGGCTCTGCAAACCCG belongs to Miscanthus floridulus cultivar M001 chromosome 4, ASM1932011v1, whole genome shotgun sequence and includes:
- the LOC136551711 gene encoding serine/threonine-protein phosphatase PP2A-2 catalytic subunit-like; this translates as MSSPHGGLDDQIERLMQCKPLAEPEVRALCEKAKEILMEESNVQPVKSPVTICGDIHGQFHDLAELFRIGGKCPDTNYLFMGDYVDRGYYSVETVTLLVALKVRYPQRITILRGNHESRQITQVYGFYDQCLRK